ATTTGTCATTGAAGTCATCAAAAAAATCGAGAGCGGCGTCACTTTCTCGGACAAGCTTCAGGTGTACGCGGACGGTAAAGAAGTGGTTGGTCTTCTTGGAGAATACAAAAGCGGGAAAGTTATGCTTCCGCTGAGAGGCGTTATGGAAAGCCTGTGTTCGAAAGTGACTTGGGACAGCGCCAAGAAGCAGATCACTGTCGTTTCCGGAGGAAAACCGATTGCAGTCAAAGCGGGCGAGACCATGGTCAATCAGGGTACGGCGTGGATCGATATGGACGTGCTGGAAGACAAATTCCAGCTGGAAACCGACTTCCTCGGTTCCGGAGTTTACATTTATCAATGAAAACGGCCGTTTAACACGGGTTCAGCCGTTCGTTTAGAGTTAGAGCTCTCCCCATCAGGGGAGGGCTCTATTGCCTTTTTCCGGGCCGATTCAGCCATTTCATACCTTCCCTCCGGCTCAGCGGCTTCAGTTCCTCTTGCCCGATAAATGCCTCGACCGACGCCGGGTTCGTCTTGGAATATTCTCTTAATGCCCAGCCGACCGCTTTCTGGATGAAAATTTCATTGGATGACGCATGCTCACGGATATAGCGGTACAGCAGCGCTTCGTCCGTCGCTTCCTTATAGTGGAGCTGGAACAGGATGGCCGTGCGATTCAGCCACATATTGTCGGAACGCAGCCATTTCTCGCCATACTCTGCCTGCAATTGCGGATATTTACGCAGCAGAAACCCGGCGGCGTTGGAGGCAAGCAGATCGACGGTATCCCACCACGAACGCGAGACGATGCACTCTTCGATCATGG
This region of Paenibacillus sp. URB8-2 genomic DNA includes:
- a CDS encoding DNA alkylation repair protein, producing MNEPLKQLVRKLEDARDPEAAAAMSAYMRDQFPFLGVRTPVRRQLLKVFLNEHPPVKEWIPLMWEKPEREYQYCGVDIALSLRKKLEPSDLPMIEECIVSRSWWDTVDLLASNAAGFLLRKYPQLQAEYGEKWLRSDNMWLNRTAILFQLHYKEATDEALLYRYIREHASSNEIFIQKAVGWALREYSKTNPASVEAFIGQEELKPLSRREGMKWLNRPGKRQ